The following proteins come from a genomic window of Montipora foliosa isolate CH-2021 chromosome 2, ASM3666993v2, whole genome shotgun sequence:
- the LOC137989251 gene encoding leucine-rich repeat-containing protein 61-like isoform X2 encodes MARAGESSSRLTPFMLKSRTGEFDLESIHFLDLSGMGLCDICCISECMSLLHLDVRNNNISSLDSLSALKLLETLNISNNNLSTLEGVQELSNLSSLNVAGNIIRSIDSLACLSKLEKLTTLRLQDAVENLSNPGGASRSIFSDIEFPRALGRSKALVTRMTTSVIIIIIHQTHYEKSDWSRAFNQFTIACELDMINVISAADITFIMSSSPQKQNG; translated from the exons ATGGCTAGAGCTGGAG AATCATCATCTCGCTTGACTCCTTTCATGCTGAAGAGCAGAACTGGTGAATTTGACCTTGAGAGCATCCATTTTTTGGATCTCAGTGGAATGG GTTTGTGTGATATTTGCTGCATCAGCGAATGCATGAGTCTCTTACATTTGGATGTCAGAAACAACAATATCTCCAGTCTGGACTCCTTGA GTGCGTTGAAGCTTCTGGAAACCTTGAATATTTCAAATAACAATTTATCAACTCTAG AAGGAGTTCAGGAGCTTTCAAATCTTTCCTCTCTAAATGTGGCTGGCAACATAATAAGAAG CATTGACAGCCTGGCTTGTTTGTCCAAACTAGAAAAGTTAACAACGCTGAGACTTCAAGATGCTGTTGAAAATCTGTCTAATCCTG GAGGAGCGAGTAGAAGCATCTTCTCCGATATAGAGTTTCctagagccttgggtcgatccaaggctctggtgacgagaatgactacatcagtaataattattattatacatcagactcactatgaaaaatctgattggtcgagagcattcaatcaattcacaatagcttgtgaacttgacatgataaatgtaatatctgctgcagatattacatttatcatgtcaagttctcctcagaaacaaaatggctga
- the LOC137989240 gene encoding melanocyte-stimulating hormone receptor-like, with amino-acid sequence MNKSLVNTNCFFLPMNVGQTEATFMANVVTCILNLLLSPITSAGNFIIVYVIWKSRDLHSPSFFLLSCLAAADFLVGVICQPSLVARRIAELQGDPSLICPLSILQVMSTWITGGVSLFLLVLVSIDRLLALTLHLRYNSIVTVSRMCFAVLLIWVATATTVSLRFAVTNWLIIPLLLLLITFLVIAFCTYKIFYIVGKHQRQIREQNIFMSVGPNASNELKCRKSAATILYFYGLLLTFYIPFFATVLAENIIGYTRSVRIAYDFSATAVFFNSLWNPVVYCWRIREIRQAVKSVLRRPQQH; translated from the coding sequence ATGAACAAGTCACTAGTGAATacgaattgtttttttcttccaatgaacgTGGGCCAAACGGAAGCAACATTTATGGCAAATGTTGTTACGTGTATCCTGAACTTGCTGCTTTCTCCGATAACGAGTGCAGGGAATTTTATCATTGTATACGTGATTTGGAAATCACGAGACCTTCATTCGCCATCTTTTTTTCTGCTGAGTTGTCTCGCAGCTGCAGATTTCCTCGTGGGAGTGATCTGTCAGCCATCTTTGGTTGCTAGAAGAATAGCCGAACTACAAGGAGATCCAAGCCTCATCTGTCCATTGAGCATACTTCAGGTCATGAGTACGTGGATAACAGGCGGCGTGTCTTTGTTCCTTTTAGTGCTTGTGTCCATCGATCGCCTTCTTGCTCTCACACTTCATTTAAGATATAATTCCATTGTCACGGTTTCTCGCATGTGTTTCGCAGTTTTGCTAATATGGGTTGCCACTGCAACTACTGTATCATTGAGGTTTGCAGTTACCAACTGGCTAATAATCCCGTTACTATTACTGCTCATTACTTTTCTTGTCATTGCTTTCTGCACCTACAAAATATTCTACATCGTTGGAAAACATCAACGACAAATACGAGAGCAAAACATATTTATGAGCGTGGGTCCGAATGCGTCGAACGAGCTCAAATGCAGAAAATCAGCAGCTACTATTCTTTATTTTTATGGTTTGCTCCTAACgttttatattccattttttgCGACGGTTCTTGCGGAAAACATTATTGGGTATACTCGATCCGTGAGGATTGCTTACGACTTTTCCGCAACAGCTGTTTTCTTCAACTCGCTTTGGAATCCAGTCGTGTATTGCTGGCGAATACGAGAGATACGCCAAGCTGTGAAAAGTGTGCTAAGAAGACCACAGCAACATTAA